AGCCATAACCAGGCGCTGCAACCGACATCTTACTTTGGGCACTTTGTTGCGCAGTCGCTACGCTCCTATTTTCGCGCAACAAAGCGCCCAAAGTAAGCTGCGGCTGAGCGCGGCGTTATTTGCGAAGAGCCATGACGACAACAATTGCACTTTTTCTGTTAGTCTCGGCGCCATCGTTTTCTGCCGAGTGTAACCAAGAATTAGCGAAAGAGATTGGCATAAAAGCCATTAAGAGTAACTTTCCGAATGAGCACAAAGAACACAAGCCTTTTGCGGTAGCTGCAGACAAGCAGTTCTGGTTTGTAGTCCCGGCGGTAGTGGGGAAATATTCACGTGGCGGTGGTGCACCGGAGGCCGTCATTGAGAAACAGTCTTGCAAGGTAGTCCGAGTGTCCCTTGCCAAGTAAGCAAATAACCAGGCCATGCTGCGGACCTCCTACACAACGCACTTCGTGCTAAAAGCGTTCCGGCCGCCACAGATGGCAACGTTAAGTGTCAGATTAAGCCCTGGATTAAATTATGGATAATGACGCATACAGGCTTGGTTTAAAAAGCTACGCTCGAAATCGAGGCAATTATAAAAACCCTTACCCCCGCTCTGATTCTCGTCACAACGATTTTGAGCGGGGTTGGACTCAAGGGTTAAAAAGAATGCCTGAGTCGGTAGCAAATGAATTCTCTCGTCAAAACTATCGAGCAGAGATGGAAAAAATGGCAGAGTTAAAGCGAGAGCGTGAGAGAGTTAAAGATGCCTACCTCAAGAGAAAAGGTTAGAGGTTGGCACACTTAACAAAGCCGGGCAGTATGCTCCGGGCCTTCGGCCCTCCGCGGGACAGCTTACCTTGTGCACGTTTTGCGCAGGTCGCTGCGCTCCCATTTTTGCGCAAAACGCGCACAAGGCAAGCTGCCCCTGCCGGCGGCGTTATGGCACAAAAAGAAATGACTGATTTGGTAGCGTTTATCGCAGCATGGATAGGGATAGTTTTTTCTCTCTACTGGCACAGTCGTTTCTTGGGGCAGTTAAAACTACATCATTCAGCGAAGTTTGAGGAGTTGGGGGCTCCATCAATATTCACCAAGTATCCAATTTTTGGAAAATTTCAGGTTTTTAAAGATTTATCCCCTGATGGTTCGATCACAAAATATGCTGAGTTCATGAAGAAGGCTGATTGGAATAGAATGGGTGATTCAAGTCTAAAGAAATTTGCAAAATATAGGCTTTATGCACAGGTCGTGTCTGTTGTGTCCTTTGTTTTCCTGGTCGCCATTTGGTGGAGGCCATAACAATGCCAGGCAGTAAAGCTCCGGGCCTGCGGCCCTCCGCGGGACGTCCAACGCTATGCACATATTGTGCGGGTCGCTGCGCTCCCAGTTTCGCACAATATGTGCATAGCATTGGCCGCCCCTGCTGGCGGCGTTATGGTGCCGGGCCGTAAAAATAGTTGTCTGTGCCAGCGTGTAATTTAGAGCACTGTTTTGGCACGCAGTATTTGGCTTTTTGCCATGATAAAATCATACAGTTTCGTTCCTAGTGCTTCCGTTTAAGTTCATGGGAAGCGCGGCAAATCCGCTGCAGTAACGTGGAGTGCCAGTAAGAGAATAATAGGTTGGGAAAGGTTGGAATTTCTTTCCTCGTTTTTAAGGAGCTTCGGCGCATTCAGTGCCAGTAGGTACTTCGGAGCGCGTCAGCCATAACCAGGCGCTGCAACCGACATCTTACTTTGGGCACTTTGTTGCGCAGTCGCTACGCTCCTATTTTCGCGC
The Microbulbifer celer DNA segment above includes these coding regions:
- a CDS encoding NTF2 fold immunity protein is translated as MTTTIALFLLVSAPSFSAECNQELAKEIGIKAIKSNFPNEHKEHKPFAVAADKQFWFVVPAVVGKYSRGGGAPEAVIEKQSCKVVRVSLAK